DNA from Planifilum fulgidum:
GCGACATCAAAAGCCTCAATCTGCTGGGGGCGGTTCTGGCCAAACAGGAAGCCGTCGAAAAGGGCTGCAAGGAGGCCATCCTGGTCCGGGACGGCACCGTCACCGAAGGCAGCTCCTCCAACGTCTTCATCGTCAGGGAAGGCACCCTGTACACCCATCCCGCCGACAACCTGATCCTTCACGGAATCACCCGGGCCATCGTCCTGAAATGCGCCGGCGAAGCGGGGATCCCCGTGAAGGAGGAGGCCTTTTCCGTCGACGCCTTGCATGACGCCGATGAAGTCTTCATCACGGGGACGATGGTGGAAGTTTGTCCCGTCACTCACGTGGACGACAGGAAAATCGGATCCGGCGTCCCCGGCCCCGTCACCCGGCGTCTGCAACAGGCCTTTGACGAACAAATCGCCCGTCAATGCGGAGCAAGGGATGGTATAATGGGTGAAAGGCGCTGATCAATCCAGTTCATCGGGCCAATAACACAGTCACGGATGGAGGGGGCCGGCCATGGGTGGCGTCAAACACATCTTCGACGTGATTCAAGGGCGCGAAGAAGACATGAAGAAACAGATGGAGGAAGCCCTGCAACACATCACCGAAGAGATGAAGGACTATGAAGGAATGGTGCTGGTGGCGATCAACAAGGAAGGACATCCTTGCATCCACACGGTCGGCGTCAACATTTTCGAAGCCGTGGGACTCATCGAACTGGGAAAACAGATCATTCTGTCGGAAGAACCCGATTCCCTGTGACCCCCGCCTGGCGGGGGTTTTTTCTCTCATCAAAAAAGCCCCCTGGTCGGGGGCTGAGGCTGTTGACAAAGAAGGGTCAACAGCCTTTTTTGTTGAATTCGGAATAAAACAATTCCGAAGGAAGGTTTTTATATGTTCAGGACGAACCCATCCAGGGAATTTCAACCCGAAACAGTCAACATAGAAGACCTTGTTCCCCAAGATCACTTGCTTAGAAAAATCAATGAAACCATCGACTTTTCGTTTAT
Protein-coding regions in this window:
- the dat gene encoding D-amino-acid transaminase — encoded protein: MILWNDRLIPRSEASVDIEDRGYQFGDGIYEVIRVYGGKPFYLAEHLERLEKSARAIRLPLPWDSGLLAEKLNQLVEANRLVEGTIYLQVTRGPAPRNHAFPEKAEPVLVAYTTEVPRPEAMLKEGIRTCTHKDIRWLRCDIKSLNLLGAVLAKQEAVEKGCKEAILVRDGTVTEGSSSNVFIVREGTLYTHPADNLILHGITRAIVLKCAGEAGIPVKEEAFSVDALHDADEVFITGTMVEVCPVTHVDDRKIGSGVPGPVTRRLQQAFDEQIARQCGARDGIMGERR